From Bacteroidales bacterium, a single genomic window includes:
- the greA gene encoding transcription elongation factor GreA: MAETRYFTEEGLKKLRDEVEELIRVQRPAISKQIAEARDKGDLSENAEYDAAKEAQGLLELKIAKRQEIIRNARIIDESKMDISKVLILSTVKIKNLKNGAVMTYTLVPENEADLKNGKLSVSSPIAKGLLGKKVGELAEIDIPAGKITFEIVEVTR; this comes from the coding sequence ATGGCTGAAACAAGATATTTTACCGAAGAGGGATTAAAAAAATTACGCGACGAAGTTGAAGAACTGATTCGGGTTCAACGACCAGCTATTTCTAAACAAATTGCTGAGGCTCGTGATAAGGGCGACTTATCAGAAAACGCCGAGTATGACGCTGCAAAAGAAGCTCAAGGCTTATTGGAATTAAAAATTGCAAAACGTCAGGAAATTATCCGTAATGCACGCATTATAGACGAATCTAAAATGGATATTTCAAAAGTTTTAATTTTATCGACCGTTAAAATCAAAAATCTAAAAAATGGAGCTGTTATGACATACACCTTAGTTCCTGAAAATGAAGCCGATTTGAAAAATGGCAAATTATCTGTCAGCTCTCCAATAGCAAAAGGTTTATTAGGTAAAAAAGTTGGTGAATTAGCTGAAATAGATATCCCTGCCGGAAAAATTACCTTTGAAATAGTTGAAGTCACGCGATAA
- the pheS gene encoding phenylalanine--tRNA ligase subunit alpha, producing the protein MKEKVLAYLEEIKSTTFDKMDDLEAFRVKYIGKKGIIPALFADFKSIAPKDRREMGVLLNDLKKATLAKVEEVKELLDNMDQYMESGIDLSLPVNGDLGSRHPLSLVRNQIIEIFSRIGFTVEEGPEIEDDWHNFTALNFPEEHPARDMQDTFFIEKSPDIALRTHTSSVQVRVMENNQPPVRSIFPGRVFRNEAISARAHCIFHQVEGLYIDKNVSFADLKQTLMYFAKEMFGENTGIRLRPSYFPFTEPSAEMDISCHICGGKGCNICKYTGWVEILGCGMVDPNVLKNAGIDSEKYTGFAFGMGIERITMLKYQIKDLRLFFENDIRFLKQFESAI; encoded by the coding sequence ATGAAAGAAAAAGTATTAGCATATCTCGAAGAAATAAAATCGACCACATTTGATAAAATGGACGATTTAGAAGCTTTTCGCGTAAAATATATTGGTAAAAAAGGTATTATTCCCGCTTTATTTGCAGATTTTAAATCTATAGCTCCGAAAGACAGAAGAGAAATGGGAGTCTTGCTAAACGATCTGAAAAAAGCTACTCTTGCTAAGGTTGAAGAAGTAAAAGAACTTCTCGATAATATGGATCAGTATATGGAGTCGGGAATAGATTTAAGCTTACCGGTAAATGGAGATTTAGGATCACGTCATCCACTGTCTTTAGTTCGAAATCAGATTATTGAAATATTTTCTCGTATTGGTTTTACCGTAGAAGAAGGTCCTGAAATTGAAGACGACTGGCATAATTTTACTGCTCTTAACTTTCCTGAAGAACATCCTGCTCGGGATATGCAAGACACATTCTTTATTGAAAAATCGCCCGATATAGCTCTACGTACACATACTTCTTCCGTTCAAGTACGTGTAATGGAAAACAATCAACCACCTGTTAGAAGTATTTTTCCCGGTCGAGTGTTTCGTAACGAAGCTATTTCGGCTCGTGCTCATTGTATTTTTCATCAAGTTGAAGGCTTGTATATCGATAAGAATGTAAGCTTTGCCGATTTAAAACAGACTCTAATGTATTTTGCTAAAGAAATGTTTGGCGAGAATACAGGAATTCGCTTACGTCCATCCTATTTCCCTTTTACCGAACCTTCGGCTGAAATGGATATTTCTTGCCATATTTGTGGCGGTAAAGGTTGTAATATTTGTAAATATACAGGTTGGGTTGAAATTTTAGGCTGCGGAATGGTTGATCCCAACGTATTAAAAAATGCCGGCATCGACTCTGAAAAATATACCGGTTTTGCTTTTGGAATGGGTATCGAGCGTATTACAATGCTAAAATATCAAATTAAAGATTTACGCTTATTTTTCGAAAATGATATTCGTTTTTTAAAACAATTTGAAAGTGCTATTTAG
- a CDS encoding HIT domain-containing protein, translating to MSSIFTKIIQGEIPSYKIAEDEKYYAFLDINPLAKGHTLVIPKKETDYIFDITDKDLADMMVFAKKVAIAIEKVVPCKRVGIAVLGLEVPHAHIHLIPINTVYDIDFKQPKLSFTQKEFTSLAKAISKLIKDESTNV from the coding sequence ATGTCAAGTATTTTTACAAAAATTATTCAAGGCGAAATACCTTCTTATAAAATTGCAGAGGACGAAAAATATTATGCTTTTTTAGATATAAATCCATTAGCAAAAGGACACACTCTTGTTATTCCGAAAAAAGAAACTGATTATATTTTTGATATTACAGACAAGGATTTGGCCGATATGATGGTATTTGCTAAAAAAGTTGCTATAGCAATTGAAAAGGTGGTTCCTTGTAAAAGAGTAGGAATAGCGGTATTGGGGTTAGAAGTGCCTCATGCCCATATTCATCTTATTCCCATAAATACTGTTTACGATATAGATTTCAAACAACCAAAACTAAGCTTTACTCAAAAAGAATTTACTTCTTTAGCAAAAGCCATTTCTAAATTAATTAAAGACGAATCAACAAATGTCTAA
- a CDS encoding peptidylprolyl isomerase, whose product MKRISLLALVVVLSFAGLNNLKAQEKRTKFIIYTTLGDMKGELFNETPMHRDNFIKLVKEGWYTDSFFHRVIKNFMIQGGQNADGREDAGYTVPAEFVPEIHVHHKGALAAARESDNVNPTKASSAAQFYIVQGKIMTLGQLDAIEEKINNERKTTAIENYILFPGNEKWLYKIDALIKAKDMAGLKTSKVEVFKEMLEKGEAPKEFHYSEEQKKIYTTIGGTPHLDGSYVVYGKITEGLDVLDKIAATAVIGSRPIEKVLMKIEIID is encoded by the coding sequence ATGAAAAGGATAAGTCTTTTAGCTTTAGTTGTAGTTTTATCTTTTGCAGGATTAAATAACTTAAAAGCCCAAGAAAAACGAACAAAATTTATTATCTATACCACTTTGGGCGATATGAAAGGAGAGCTTTTTAACGAAACTCCTATGCATCGCGACAATTTTATAAAGTTGGTAAAAGAGGGATGGTATACAGATTCTTTTTTTCATCGTGTTATCAAAAATTTTATGATTCAGGGTGGGCAAAATGCCGATGGCAGAGAAGATGCCGGATATACCGTTCCTGCCGAATTTGTTCCTGAAATTCATGTCCACCATAAAGGAGCGTTGGCAGCTGCTCGCGAAAGCGATAATGTAAATCCCACAAAAGCCAGCTCTGCTGCACAATTCTATATTGTACAAGGGAAAATAATGACTTTGGGACAGCTCGATGCTATAGAAGAAAAAATTAATAATGAACGAAAAACAACGGCTATAGAAAATTACATATTGTTTCCCGGAAATGAAAAGTGGCTATATAAAATTGATGCTCTGATAAAAGCTAAAGATATGGCCGGATTGAAAACATCTAAAGTTGAAGTGTTTAAAGAAATGCTTGAAAAAGGAGAAGCACCAAAAGAGTTTCATTATAGCGAAGAACAAAAGAAAATATATACTACTATCGGCGGAACGCCACACTTAGACGGCTCTTATGTTGTTTATGGTAAAATTACTGAGGGTTTGGATGTGTTAGATAAAATTGCTGCCACAGCCGTTATCGGTAGTCGTCCGATAGAGAAAGTATTGATGAAAATAGAAATTATAGATTAG
- a CDS encoding sulfide/dihydroorotate dehydrogenase-like FAD/NAD-binding protein: MNRIIAVENLSESVIKLEIEAPRIAKKRKAGHFVIVKLGLKGERIPLTISSANVEKGTITLIIQKVGVTSHKMALLKVGDKITDIVGPLGQATHIEKVGTVLCAGGGVGTAPLLPIVEAMHKAGNRVITVLAARNKDLIILEKEMRAFSDEVIVMTDDGSYGKQGLVTHGMEEVIKREKVDKAITIGPAIMMKFSSMLTKKYNIPTEASLNAIMVDGTGMCGACRVSVGGATKFVCVDGPEFNAHEVNFDELLSRLGGFKEQEYKAYQTYLEGLKKATV, encoded by the coding sequence ATGAATAGAATTATAGCTGTTGAAAATCTCTCAGAAAGCGTTATAAAGCTCGAAATAGAAGCTCCTCGTATTGCTAAAAAACGAAAAGCCGGTCATTTTGTAATAGTTAAATTAGGATTAAAAGGCGAACGTATCCCTCTTACTATTTCTTCTGCCAACGTAGAAAAAGGAACTATTACCTTAATCATACAAAAAGTTGGTGTTACCAGTCATAAAATGGCACTTCTAAAAGTTGGTGATAAAATAACTGATATTGTAGGGCCTCTTGGACAAGCTACACATATTGAAAAAGTAGGAACCGTTTTATGTGCCGGAGGTGGTGTTGGAACAGCTCCTCTTTTACCTATTGTTGAGGCTATGCACAAAGCGGGAAATAGAGTAATTACTGTTTTAGCCGCCAGAAACAAAGACTTAATAATACTTGAAAAAGAAATGCGTGCTTTTTCTGATGAAGTAATAGTTATGACTGATGACGGATCCTATGGAAAACAGGGTTTAGTAACTCATGGTATGGAAGAAGTTATTAAACGAGAAAAAGTAGATAAAGCAATAACTATCGGACCTGCCATTATGATGAAGTTTAGTAGTATGCTTACTAAAAAATATAATATTCCAACCGAAGCCAGTCTAAACGCTATCATGGTTGATGGTACCGGAATGTGTGGTGCTTGTAGGGTTAGCGTCGGAGGTGCAACTAAATTCGTTTGTGTTGATGGACCTGAATTTAATGCTCACGAAGTTAATTTCGATGAATTATTAAGCCGTCTTGGAGGATTCAAAGAACAAGAATATAAAGCATATCAAACTTATCTTGAAGGACTAAAAAAAGCAACTGTCTAA